The region ATGGTTTTTCAGGACCCTTATTCCTCGCTCAATCCACGCCAAAAAGTAGGAAGCATTATTTCCGAATCCATGCGTATCCATAAATCAGGCGACAAATCATGGATACAGAAACGGGTGGAAGAATTGCTGGAACAGGTAGGTTTACGCCCGGAACACTATAAACGTTATCCTCACGAATTTTCCGGCGGTCAGCGTCAGCGTATTGCTATAGCAAGGGCAATCGCCATGAACCCGGACCTGATAATCTGTGACGAACCAGTTTCCGCACTGGATGTTTCCGTACAGGCGCAGGTCCTCAACCTGCTTAAATCAATTCAACGTGAATTCGGACTGAGTTACGTTTTTATTTCCCATGACCTTTCAGTGGTCAGTCATATCAGTGATCGGGTCGCAGTTATGTATCTGGGACAGATTGTAGAAATCACCACAGCTGAAAAACTTTATAAAAATCCGCAGCATCCCTACACTCAAATCCTTCTGGAAGCTGTCCCGGTTCCTGATCCGGAAAGACAGGAAGAAGATGTAATTATTAAAGGAGATATGCCCAGCCCTATTTCACCTCCCCCCGGATGCTGCTTTCACCCTCGCTGCCCTAAGTCCATGGAAATTTGCTCCCGGACCAAACCGGAACTGCAAGAGACTGAAAGCGAACACAAGGTAGCCTGTCATTTATACTAAAATGGACTCCTTACTTCGCGCGATCATTATATACTTTGGCCAGTCCGCCGCCTGAAGTCTCACGGTAAAGACTGGGCAGGTCATGACCTGTTTCTTTCATCACCTCCACTACCTCATCAAAAGGAATGCGGTGGGAGCCATCAGAAAGGATGGACATCTGGGCACGGGCAAGGGCACGGGTCGCCGCACAGGCATTGCGTTCAATACATGGAATCTGCACCAAACCGTCCACGGGATCACAGGTCAATCCCAGATGATGCTCAAGCCCCATTTCCGCCGCATATTCTATCTGGCGCAGAGTTCCGCCCATCAGCTGGGTAGCCGCGGCTGAAGCCATGGCGCAGGCCGTACCGACCTCACCCTGACAGCCTACTTCGGCTCCGGATATTGAAGCGTTTGTTTTGATTACGTTGCCGAACAACCCGGCAGTGGCCAAGGCACGGATCAAATCGTTCTCTTTAAGATCCTGAATATCCTTAAGATAACGTAGAGCAGCCGGAACAATACCGCAGGACCCGCAGGTAGGTGCGGTAACGATAACCCCGCCCGCAGCGTTTTCTTCGGAAACAGCAAGAGCATAGGCTGTAGTCATCCCGGTAAACTGCATTTCCGGCCCGGCAAGTTTTGTACGCCGGTAATAGGATTTAGCCTGCCTGCGTAACCCGATGGAACCGGGCAGGACTCCTTCCTCATCGAGACCGCGCTCGAGTGATTCTTCCATCACTTTCCATACTTCGCGCAAGAAAGACCAGATTTCCGGTCCCTCACAACGCTCCACATACTCCCAGTAAGAAATACCTTTGTCAGCGCAATAAGCCATGATGTCGGTAATTGTCGCCAAATCATAAACTGGAGAGGATAAAGATAACGACGCACCTTCTTCACGAATGGCTCCGCCGCCGACACTGTAAACCTTCCATTCTCCGAGAACAGCCCCTGAATCATCCAAAGCCTCGAAGCGCATTCCGTTAGGATGTTCGGGCATTTTATCCTCGGCTTTCCAGATTAAATCTGTTTTTTCCTCACCGAGAACACTTATAATGGCCCAGTCAGTGAGATGGCCCTTACCTGTTGCGGCAAGACTCTCAAAAAGTGTCACCCTGAAACGGGATGCATCAGAATGATTTTTCAAAAAACTTTCTGCAGCCATACGCGGTCCCATTGTATGACTGGAAGAAGGTCCCACTCCGATACGGTACAACTCTCGCAAAGATTCCATCTCGCCTGCCGCCTTGTAAAAAAATTATTGCTTTTTCGAAAGCCACTTTGTGATCCACTTTATTCAAAATGCTTTTTATTACGGATTTACTAAAAAAGACAACATGAAAATGCTGATCAAAGAATCAAAGGAGACCAAAGAACGACAAAAAGCAAAAAAACACTAATCTTAGGCTCAAATTTTATACCTGTATCTTACCCGAAATTAGCAATACCAAAAAGCAGAATCCCCCGGCTGAACAGCAGAGGGATTCTAAAAATTGAACTACAATAATATTTTTTACTCAACCAGACCTTCAGGCAGAGCTTCCACAAACTTCATGATTTCATCCCGGACATTGCGGTAACAATCCAGCTGATCTTCAGCCGAGCCACCCTTCTGCGCGACTTCTTTCGCCATTTGCGGCGGATCGTCAAAGCCCACATGAACCACCTTGCTGCCACCGGGAAAAAAAGGGCAGGTCTCATGCGCGTGATTGCAGACCGTAACTACAATATCAATAGGGACATCCTTAAATTCATCAATATGCTGTGATTTATGGCCGGATATATCCACTCCGGCTTCTTTCATAACTTTTACCGCAGCCGGATTAAGGCCGTGTATTTCAATCCCTGCGGAATATACATTAATCCGGTCACTTTTCAGGTGCCTGGTCCACCCTTCCGCCATCTGACTACGGCAGGAATTGCCTGTACACAAAAAAAGAAGATTCAACTTATTATCCATCATTCACCTGCTTTGCTATTTCGCCAAAAAGTAAACTTTTGTAAATAAGCTTTCACAGACGGTCAAGCAGTAAAGACACATCGTAACCCAATGGAGACATTACCGTATCATTACTTAACAATATGGGCCCGCTTCCTGATATCGCGGGGCAGCCTTATTTTCCACCTGTCGAGTTCCGATTGGCTAAAGATAAAACTCCCTTGTTCCGGAATAACAGGCGCTATGGAATTAACAGGTTTACCACCGATAATCTTCAATACAATTTCCGCAGCGGCACGGCCCTGCGCTTCACCACTCAGTACTAATCCGCCAACGGCCCTTCCTTCGCCGACACTCATTTTCCAAAAAGCAAAAACAGGTACAGGGGAATTTTCCGAGGTCCAGCAGAGCACTTTTTCGCCATCAACATTACGGCCTTTATCAAACAAGCGATGATACAAACCTATGATTATAACCTTGTAACCGTCATTGGCGGCATTTTTAACTGCATTTTTCCACTTATCGTAATCGGTAAATAATTTAACATCGGTTTGAACACCGCCTATAACTATGCTATCCCTATCTACAAACACAGAATGTCTGAAAACGCTGGATGTAGTTCCGTTGTCCATCAGAATAAGAGCTTTCTCATTATCGAAAGACAACATTTCTTTCAAATACTTAATTGTTCTTTTATAAAGAGGTCGTTCAAGTACTCCTGTTATATTTTTACCTAAAGGAGCATATTTACGTGGATTATCGTTGATGCCTACATATACAACAGGGGTATTTGTCTCCAGTAACCATTTAGACAAAAGAAACATGGCATTATCATCTGACAATACAACAATATCCGGCTTCACTTTCAAATAATATTGCCAAGCCTTAAGTGCGCGTTCACCATACTTTGTAGTTCCCAACCGCTTCGTATCCATCTGGAAATTATATAGCTCAACCTTATCCTGCAAAACTGATTCTAGACCGGACCGGACCTCCTGATCCCATAAATAACCGGAATGATAACTCTCAATAAACAAAACCTTCGACTTTGCCTGAACAGTCGAGACGAAACAAAGCAACGCAATCAGTAAAAATAAACCAACCTTATTCAGCATACAGTCCTCACACATACAATCCGAATGATAATTAATTCACCACCCACACTGTACATCCAACTGCCGACTGGACCACTTTAGTAGAAACTGAACCGAACAGGAATTCTTCGGCCTTGCTTACACCGCGCCTGCCTATAACAATAGTCCCGAACTCGCCTTCTTCCCGGATACGTAAAATATCCATCCCTATACTGCGCCCAACGGAACAAATATCTGTTTCATGAAACGGGGATTTACAACTGGCAAAATATTCCGTCTTCACTTCTTCGGGATGAACCCCCATGGAAAGAAGTGTCTTGGCAGCCTCAGCCAGTTTTTCCTTCATGGACCGCTCATTTTCGGCGCACTGCTTTTCCCAGGATGCATCATCGTTGAAAAGATCTTTATCCGGCAACCTTTCAACATAAAGAATCACAATCTCGCACCCGGCACAATGACGGGCAATATTGCCCACATATTCGATCGCGTTAAATGAATTTTCCGAACCGTCAAAAGCAATCAGCATTTTCATATTTTTCATCGCGGTATACCTCCTGCATTTTAATGGACACGCTCCTACTCACAAAGCGCGTATTTCTTTCAAGCAGTTGTTCATATCGAATAAAAGTTCATCCACACTCTCATAAAAGACCGAACTGGAAGCGGAGAAGTGCATAAGGATATTATTTAATGAAGCGGGAATATATTCATAAATCTTGCGCAGATTCACGATCCTGTTGCCAATGATCACAGAATAATCCCCGGAGGTGAGGGAAGACAGACTGGAGAAATCAATTCCATGGTCACGCACAGTCTGGGGAGTAAAATTAGCCTTACCGACCAGATAGATCAGAATACTACCGAGACCGAACACATCGAGACCGAAAGGATTCTCATAAAGCTCAAATGCGTAGTCAAAATCGATCCAGCGATAATCCCCGGTATCATACTCCACCCAGAGATGATCACGCCGGATATCACCGTGCTTTTCATCGTTATCG is a window of Maridesulfovibrio sp. DNA encoding:
- a CDS encoding dipeptide ABC transporter ATP-binding protein; this encodes MSNNILEIKDIKRHYPVSGGLLSMSKATVKAVNGVTLGVKTGETLGLVGESGCGKSTLARLLTGLEKPDQGSILFKDRKLDEWTAIERGAMLQMVFQDPYSSLNPRQKVGSIISESMRIHKSGDKSWIQKRVEELLEQVGLRPEHYKRYPHEFSGGQRQRIAIARAIAMNPDLIICDEPVSALDVSVQAQVLNLLKSIQREFGLSYVFISHDLSVVSHISDRVAVMYLGQIVEITTAEKLYKNPQHPYTQILLEAVPVPDPERQEEDVIIKGDMPSPISPPPGCCFHPRCPKSMEICSRTKPELQETESEHKVACHLY
- a CDS encoding L-serine ammonia-lyase, coding for MESLRELYRIGVGPSSSHTMGPRMAAESFLKNHSDASRFRVTLFESLAATGKGHLTDWAIISVLGEEKTDLIWKAEDKMPEHPNGMRFEALDDSGAVLGEWKVYSVGGGAIREEGASLSLSSPVYDLATITDIMAYCADKGISYWEYVERCEGPEIWSFLREVWKVMEESLERGLDEEGVLPGSIGLRRQAKSYYRRTKLAGPEMQFTGMTTAYALAVSEENAAGGVIVTAPTCGSCGIVPAALRYLKDIQDLKENDLIRALATAGLFGNVIKTNASISGAEVGCQGEVGTACAMASAAATQLMGGTLRQIEYAAEMGLEHHLGLTCDPVDGLVQIPCIERNACAATRALARAQMSILSDGSHRIPFDEVVEVMKETGHDLPSLYRETSGGGLAKVYNDRAK
- a CDS encoding arsenate reductase ArsC codes for the protein MDNKLNLLFLCTGNSCRSQMAEGWTRHLKSDRINVYSAGIEIHGLNPAAVKVMKEAGVDISGHKSQHIDEFKDVPIDIVVTVCNHAHETCPFFPGGSKVVHVGFDDPPQMAKEVAQKGGSAEDQLDCYRNVRDEIMKFVEALPEGLVE
- a CDS encoding ABC transporter substrate binding protein — translated: MLNKVGLFLLIALLCFVSTVQAKSKVLFIESYHSGYLWDQEVRSGLESVLQDKVELYNFQMDTKRLGTTKYGERALKAWQYYLKVKPDIVVLSDDNAMFLLSKWLLETNTPVVYVGINDNPRKYAPLGKNITGVLERPLYKRTIKYLKEMLSFDNEKALILMDNGTTSSVFRHSVFVDRDSIVIGGVQTDVKLFTDYDKWKNAVKNAANDGYKVIIIGLYHRLFDKGRNVDGEKVLCWTSENSPVPVFAFWKMSVGEGRAVGGLVLSGEAQGRAAAEIVLKIIGGKPVNSIAPVIPEQGSFIFSQSELDRWKIRLPRDIRKRAHIVK
- a CDS encoding universal stress protein, with protein sequence MKNMKMLIAFDGSENSFNAIEYVGNIARHCAGCEIVILYVERLPDKDLFNDDASWEKQCAENERSMKEKLAEAAKTLLSMGVHPEEVKTEYFASCKSPFHETDICSVGRSIGMDILRIREEGEFGTIVIGRRGVSKAEEFLFGSVSTKVVQSAVGCTVWVVN